In Pseudomonas sp. GCEP-101, one DNA window encodes the following:
- a CDS encoding methyl-accepting chemotaxis protein yields the protein MAAWIRDISLKYKFWAVNAVAFVTTLLLVLFAMHQELDGRNQQARQGAEAQAQWLKSWPAGSALPASPNLVGFASGSAPQIAGIDGSALARASGWVDLQGAQSRAGTLAGAYVQDLGNGQRVAVLAPGADFWTVFEDRALPFAGAVLVLMLALLAASQLLIRFILTHLLTLRDVMLHVEKSGDLAARVPLESRDEVGQMATAFNAMQAGYQRVVGTVAQAAGRLDEGARSLANSMGQVRQGMLGQQSETDQAATAINEMSTTVHHIAQHAADTRDQSQEADRLAGNGQQVVSRVGQSIAGLSQGVQQTAEMIQQLAQDSQKISSVVSVIHGIAEQTNLLALNAAIEAARAGEMGRGFAVVADEVRNLAKRVQDSTDEITQMINALQSGTRDAVEFMQESSIKADGCVEEAREAGEALAAIASAVALMRESNTQIAVAAEQQSQVAEEMTRSVVGIRDVTEHTVQQTVDSAGTSHQLADLAGELSRAIRQLRL from the coding sequence ATGGCCGCCTGGATCCGCGATATTTCCCTCAAGTACAAGTTCTGGGCCGTCAACGCGGTCGCTTTCGTCACCACGCTGCTGCTGGTGCTGTTCGCCATGCACCAGGAGCTCGATGGCCGCAACCAGCAGGCGCGTCAGGGTGCCGAAGCCCAGGCGCAGTGGCTCAAGAGCTGGCCGGCCGGCTCGGCGCTGCCGGCTTCGCCTAATCTCGTCGGCTTCGCCAGCGGTAGCGCGCCGCAGATCGCCGGTATCGACGGCTCCGCCCTCGCCCGCGCCAGCGGCTGGGTCGACCTGCAGGGTGCGCAATCCCGCGCCGGCACACTCGCCGGCGCCTATGTGCAGGACCTCGGCAATGGCCAGCGCGTCGCCGTGCTCGCCCCCGGTGCCGATTTCTGGACGGTGTTCGAAGACCGCGCCCTGCCCTTCGCCGGCGCCGTGCTGGTACTGATGCTGGCGCTGCTGGCCGCCTCGCAACTGCTGATCCGCTTCATCCTCACCCACCTGCTGACCCTGCGCGACGTCATGCTGCACGTGGAAAAGAGCGGCGACCTGGCCGCCCGCGTGCCGCTGGAAAGCCGCGACGAAGTCGGCCAGATGGCAACCGCGTTCAACGCCATGCAGGCCGGCTACCAGCGCGTGGTCGGCACCGTCGCCCAGGCCGCCGGCCGCCTCGACGAAGGCGCGCGCAGCCTCGCCAACAGCATGGGCCAGGTGCGTCAGGGCATGCTCGGCCAGCAGAGCGAGACCGACCAGGCCGCCACCGCCATCAACGAGATGTCCACCACGGTCCATCACATCGCCCAGCACGCCGCGGATACCCGCGACCAGTCGCAGGAAGCCGACCGCCTCGCCGGCAACGGCCAGCAGGTCGTCAGCCGCGTCGGCCAGTCCATCGCCGGGCTGTCCCAGGGCGTGCAGCAGACCGCCGAGATGATCCAGCAGCTGGCCCAGGACAGCCAGAAGATCAGCAGCGTGGTCAGCGTGATCCACGGCATCGCCGAACAGACCAACCTGCTCGCCCTCAACGCCGCCATCGAAGCGGCCCGTGCCGGCGAGATGGGCCGCGGCTTCGCGGTGGTCGCCGACGAAGTGCGCAACCTCGCCAAGCGCGTACAGGACTCCACCGACGAGATCACCCAGATGATCAACGCCCTGCAGTCGGGCACCCGCGATGCCGTGGAGTTCATGCAGGAAAGCTCGATCAAGGCCGACGGTTGCGTCGAAGAGGCCCGGGAAGCGGGCGAAGCCCTGGCGGCCATCGCCTCGGCGGTGGCGCTGATGCGCGAGAGCAATACGCAGATTGCCGTGGCCGCCGAACAGCAGAGCCAGGTCGCCGAGGAAATGACCCGCTCGGTGGTGGGCATCCGCGACGTCACCGAGCACACCGTGCAGCAGACCGTCGATTCGGCCGGCACCAGCCATCAGCTGGCAGACCTCGCCGGCGAGCTCAGCCGCGCCATCCGCCAGCTGCGCCTGTAA
- a CDS encoding Mpo1-like protein, with protein MGKRHPNLLAWQWQGYAANHRNPTNLALHIIAVPLFILGALTLLSGLFGLSLSAILLGVIGMVASLAIQGRGHKLEAQAPEPFDDRKDAVGRLLAEQFVTFPRFVLSGAWWRAWRQRKG; from the coding sequence ATGGGCAAACGTCACCCCAACCTCCTCGCCTGGCAGTGGCAGGGCTACGCCGCCAACCACCGCAATCCCACCAACCTCGCGCTGCACATCATCGCCGTGCCGCTGTTCATCCTCGGCGCCCTGACGCTGCTCAGCGGGCTGTTCGGCCTGAGCCTGTCGGCGATCCTGCTGGGGGTGATCGGCATGGTGGCCTCGCTGGCCATCCAGGGCCGCGGCCATAAACTCGAAGCGCAGGCCCCCGAGCCCTTCGACGACCGCAAGGACGCCGTGGGGCGTCTGCTGGCCGAGCAGTTCGTCACCTTCCCGCGCTTCGTCTTGAGCGGCGCCTGGTGGCGCGCGTGGCGCCAACGCAAGGGCTGA
- a CDS encoding molybdopterin-dependent oxidoreductase: MLTVAVKGQPQLARHYRLRDLAALPQTEQRSMLPDETRVYRWQGVRLSTLLAGLERGRAQHLRVEALNDYSALIPLSDLDAFEPILAYRRDGHTLGIAERGPLFVIYPMLDHPPLRTQVYFNRTVWQVSRITLE, from the coding sequence GTGCTGACCGTTGCAGTGAAAGGCCAGCCACAGCTCGCGCGGCACTATCGCCTGCGCGACCTGGCCGCACTGCCGCAGACCGAACAGCGCTCCATGCTTCCCGACGAAACCCGTGTGTACCGCTGGCAGGGCGTGCGCCTGAGCACCCTGCTCGCCGGCCTGGAACGCGGACGCGCCCAGCACCTGCGGGTCGAGGCGCTGAACGACTATTCCGCGCTGATTCCGCTGAGCGACCTCGACGCCTTCGAGCCGATCCTTGCCTACCGCCGCGACGGCCACACCCTCGGCATCGCCGAACGTGGCCCGCTGTTCGTCATCTACCCGATGCTCGATCACCCGCCGCTGCGGACCCAGGTCTACTTCAACCGCACCGTCTGGCAGGTAAGCCGCATTACCCTGGAGTGA
- a CDS encoding diguanylate cyclase → MAVPPQPPRRRRRRLTVIILSGLIVALTVGAGAALRMVHQHVRQLAHPDAHSELWQAYQLRAELERSLATARQVLAGQRDSDALATRVEVLASLLPPLRSTPVYRYLVVPRPEVQATLEKIQRLSDAWLVRAPWGQPEAARRLAGEMLRDLPPLLEPAHDVVVATNIALTNYMDAERQDLQHAFNLLAWVLFGLGLCSVLLALRVIANSRRKQLLTQRLHDLNQSLEQRVDQRTQELSERKALLRYILDTSPSDVALLSDEDSRAHYVSPRLLQRTGVRPDEPFTLHRLFDDPDEQARFRQSLAEHGQLDSWETRLAGNPSYWAIVWARKMEVDGRPASLVWSFDINQRKAMEQELRLLATTDPLTGLQNRHAFVKRGVALLKSAQRYERQCAALMLDIDFFKPINDTHGHAFGDAVLQAVAKELTQGLREVDLLGRLGGEEFAAILPETDLQQALQVAERVRHNVQALSFTSEDGSRVRLTLSIGVAVRRDGELRLEDLLARADRALYRAKAGGRNRTETAPGI, encoded by the coding sequence ATCGCCGTGCCCCCGCAGCCACCCAGACGGCGCCGTCGCCGCCTGACCGTCATCATCCTCAGCGGCCTGATCGTGGCGCTGACCGTCGGCGCCGGCGCCGCGCTGCGGATGGTGCACCAGCACGTCCGCCAGTTGGCCCATCCCGACGCCCACAGCGAGCTGTGGCAGGCCTACCAGCTGCGCGCCGAGCTGGAACGCTCGCTGGCGACCGCCCGGCAGGTGCTCGCCGGCCAACGCGACAGCGATGCCCTGGCGACACGCGTCGAGGTGCTCGCCAGCCTGCTGCCGCCGCTGCGCAGCACGCCGGTCTATCGCTACCTGGTGGTGCCGCGCCCGGAGGTGCAGGCAACGCTGGAGAAGATCCAGCGCCTGAGCGATGCCTGGCTCGTGCGCGCGCCCTGGGGCCAGCCGGAGGCCGCCAGGCGGCTGGCCGGCGAGATGCTGCGGGACCTGCCGCCGCTGCTGGAGCCGGCCCACGACGTGGTGGTGGCGACCAATATCGCCCTGACCAACTACATGGACGCCGAGCGCCAGGACCTGCAGCACGCCTTCAACCTGCTCGCCTGGGTCCTCTTCGGCCTGGGCCTGTGCAGCGTGCTGCTGGCCCTGCGGGTGATCGCCAACTCGCGGCGCAAACAGCTGCTGACCCAACGCCTGCACGACCTCAACCAGTCGCTGGAGCAACGCGTCGACCAGCGCACCCAGGAGCTGAGCGAGCGCAAGGCGCTGCTGCGCTACATCCTCGACACCAGCCCCAGCGACGTGGCGCTGCTCAGCGACGAGGATTCCCGCGCCCACTACGTCAGTCCCCGGCTGCTGCAGCGCACCGGCGTGCGCCCGGACGAGCCCTTCACCCTGCACCGGCTGTTCGACGACCCGGATGAGCAGGCGCGCTTCCGCCAGTCCCTCGCCGAGCATGGCCAGCTGGACAGCTGGGAAACCCGGCTGGCGGGCAACCCGTCGTACTGGGCGATCGTCTGGGCACGGAAGATGGAAGTGGACGGCCGCCCCGCCTCGCTCGTCTGGAGCTTCGACATCAACCAGCGCAAGGCCATGGAGCAGGAGCTGCGCCTGCTGGCCACCACCGACCCGCTGACCGGCCTGCAGAACCGCCACGCCTTCGTCAAACGTGGCGTCGCCCTGCTCAAGAGCGCCCAGCGCTACGAGCGCCAGTGCGCGGCGCTGATGCTCGACATCGACTTCTTCAAGCCGATCAACGACACCCACGGCCATGCCTTCGGCGACGCCGTGCTGCAAGCCGTGGCGAAGGAACTGACCCAGGGCTTGCGCGAAGTGGACCTGCTGGGCCGCCTGGGCGGCGAGGAGTTCGCCGCAATCCTGCCGGAAACCGACCTGCAGCAGGCCCTGCAGGTGGCCGAGCGGGTGCGCCACAATGTGCAGGCGCTGTCCTTCACCAGCGAAGACGGCAGCCGCGTGCGCCTGACCCTGAGCATCGGCGTGGCCGTTCGCCGCGACGGCGAGCTGCGCCTGGAAGACCTGCTCGCGCGCGCCGACCGTGCGCTGTACCGGGCCAAGGCGGGCGGGCGCAACCGCACGGAGACCGCGCCCGGCATCTGA
- a CDS encoding acyl-CoA thioesterase, protein MSFSEMLKAVRAAPLSIVIPATWAQGRASFGGLVAALAYEAMAAVAEAGRPVRSLAITFVGPIEVEVPVSFEAEVLREGKSVSQVFCRAVQNGQVVVLAQGSFGVARESSVQADGLPPPAFKPVEDCQELPYIRKLMPAFTQNIAMRWAVGHMPFSASREREMGGWMRFRGDDVGDEPMEVSHLLALIDAWPPANLPHLKTPAPSSSLTWTVEFVQPLPRLPANGWCQYLATIEHARDGYGHIAAQTWSADGQLLAIGRQTVTIFG, encoded by the coding sequence ATGTCCTTCAGCGAAATGCTCAAGGCGGTGCGCGCCGCGCCGCTCTCCATCGTCATTCCCGCCACCTGGGCGCAAGGTCGCGCCAGCTTCGGCGGCCTGGTGGCCGCGCTGGCCTACGAGGCCATGGCGGCGGTGGCCGAAGCCGGGCGCCCGGTGCGTTCGCTGGCGATCACCTTCGTCGGCCCCATCGAAGTCGAGGTGCCGGTGAGTTTCGAGGCCGAGGTCCTGCGCGAGGGCAAGTCGGTCAGCCAGGTGTTCTGCCGCGCCGTGCAGAACGGCCAGGTGGTGGTGCTGGCCCAGGGCAGCTTCGGCGTGGCGCGCGAGTCCAGCGTGCAGGCGGACGGCCTGCCGCCGCCGGCGTTCAAGCCCGTCGAGGACTGCCAGGAACTGCCCTACATCCGCAAGCTGATGCCGGCCTTCACGCAGAACATCGCTATGCGCTGGGCGGTCGGGCACATGCCGTTCTCCGCCAGCCGCGAGCGCGAGATGGGCGGCTGGATGCGCTTTCGCGGTGACGATGTGGGCGATGAGCCAATGGAAGTCAGCCACCTGCTGGCGCTGATCGACGCCTGGCCGCCGGCCAACCTGCCGCACCTGAAAACGCCGGCGCCCTCCAGCTCGCTGACCTGGACCGTGGAGTTCGTCCAGCCGCTGCCGCGCTTGCCGGCCAACGGCTGGTGCCAGTACCTGGCGACCATCGAGCACGCCCGCGACGGCTATGGCCATATCGCTGCGCAGACCTGGTCGGCCGACGGACAGTTGCTCGCCATCGGCCGGCAGACGGTGACGATCTTCGGTTAA
- a CDS encoding CHAD domain-containing protein, which translates to MTSFCDYLVSHLIEQEVALFSASSRLKAESDPEALHDLRIAVRRLRSLLHPVRGMPGIDELEQALGDMGRLSGPLRDLEVLLPVLEAEGYERAAALRRPALISGYATLLASPQWERLMLRLDGWPQLWRTAERHGVLKGLHGKVEKRLAKEWQKLREALKDPAHDRHRLRLLIKRVRYSLEAYPRESAVPQRLLAPLKDAQAALGEWHDYEQWLIRSERELDLMPLQPHWNARHDLAERLADESLEALQKALHSGH; encoded by the coding sequence GTGACGTCCTTCTGCGATTACCTGGTGAGCCATCTGATCGAGCAGGAGGTCGCGTTGTTCTCCGCGTCGTCCCGCCTGAAGGCCGAGTCCGACCCCGAAGCGCTGCATGACCTGCGCATTGCCGTGCGCCGCCTGCGCAGCCTCCTGCACCCGGTGCGCGGGATGCCCGGCATCGACGAGCTGGAACAGGCCCTGGGCGACATGGGCCGGCTCAGCGGCCCGCTGCGCGATCTGGAGGTGCTGCTGCCGGTGCTCGAAGCCGAAGGCTACGAGCGCGCCGCGGCGCTGCGCCGGCCGGCGCTGATCTCCGGCTACGCCACGCTGCTCGCCAGCCCGCAATGGGAACGCCTGATGCTGCGCCTGGACGGCTGGCCGCAGCTGTGGCGCACCGCCGAGCGCCACGGTGTGCTCAAGGGCCTGCACGGCAAGGTGGAAAAGCGTCTGGCCAAGGAGTGGCAGAAGCTGCGCGAGGCCCTGAAGGATCCGGCCCACGACCGCCATCGCCTGCGACTGCTGATCAAGCGGGTGCGCTATTCGCTGGAGGCCTATCCCCGGGAATCCGCCGTGCCGCAGCGCCTGCTGGCGCCGCTGAAGGACGCCCAGGCGGCCCTGGGCGAGTGGCATGACTACGAGCAGTGGCTGATCCGCAGCGAGCGCGAGTTGGACCTGATGCCGCTGCAGCCCCATTGGAACGCCCGCCATGACCTGGCCGAGCGGCTGGCCGACGAGAGCCTGGAGGCCCTGCAGAAGGCGCTGCATAGCGGCCATTGA
- a CDS encoding transglutaminase TgpA family protein, giving the protein MSGASATAVQPIPRVALTWLLVAQGVVILPHLEHLPVWIVALWLGCAAWRVQVFRMRANYPSGVAKLALVAAAGVGVWFSRGSLIGLDAGVVLLIAAFVVKLVELKTRRDAWVLILLGFFAVTTSYLFQDDIVAAAFSLLPVLALLAAAIGLQQSSFAARPMATLRLAGGLLLQALPLMLLLFLMFPRIGPLWSLPMPGEQSTTGLSDSMAPGDMVELSQSPALAFRVSFDGSPPPRAQLYWRALTLERFDGVRWSTAYQRADALPQWRPQGQPLQYQVIMEPNGRPWLFALDVARTSLDDARLMSDFHLERRQPVRQGLLYRATSWPEALLEPDDGARAQRINLALPEGGNPQARAWAQQLRERYRQPAELVQAMLRTFREQPFHYTLRPPAVGEERIDGFLFGTRAGFCEHYAGATAFVLRAAGIPARVVTGYQGGEASSSGNYLAVRQFDAHAWVEYWQRGQGWTRVDPTGAVSPERIEQGLEAAMSREGSFLEADPFSPLRYRQFALLNQLRMAWDDINYGWQRWVLGYQAEQQGDMLKRWFGGLDRQWIGALLVGGGALLLGALALLLFKPWRRSADAQLRSFERFERMLAPLGIQRRPGEGARDFCRRAIEVLPAHAQAIGNFLQAFEAQRYGGAAASPAQLRAHLARLRRELPWRLRRTRRNGT; this is encoded by the coding sequence ATGAGCGGCGCCAGCGCCACGGCCGTCCAGCCGATTCCGCGGGTGGCCCTGACCTGGCTGCTGGTGGCCCAGGGAGTGGTGATCCTTCCGCACCTGGAGCACTTGCCAGTGTGGATCGTCGCCCTCTGGCTGGGGTGTGCGGCGTGGCGCGTCCAGGTGTTCCGCATGCGCGCCAACTACCCCAGCGGCGTCGCCAAGCTGGCGCTGGTGGCAGCGGCCGGGGTGGGCGTGTGGTTTTCCCGCGGTTCGCTGATCGGCCTCGACGCCGGCGTGGTGCTGCTGATCGCCGCGTTCGTGGTCAAGCTGGTGGAGCTCAAGACCCGCCGTGATGCGTGGGTGCTGATCCTGTTGGGCTTCTTCGCGGTGACCACCAGTTACCTGTTCCAGGACGACATCGTCGCCGCCGCCTTCAGCCTGCTCCCCGTGCTGGCCCTGCTGGCGGCGGCCATCGGCCTGCAGCAGAGCAGCTTCGCCGCGCGCCCCATGGCCACCTTGCGCCTGGCCGGCGGCCTGCTGCTGCAGGCCTTGCCGCTGATGCTGCTGCTGTTTCTGATGTTCCCGCGCATCGGCCCGCTGTGGTCCTTGCCGATGCCGGGCGAGCAATCCACCACCGGGCTGAGCGACAGCATGGCGCCGGGCGATATGGTGGAGCTGAGCCAGTCGCCGGCGCTGGCCTTTCGCGTGAGTTTCGACGGCAGCCCGCCGCCGCGTGCGCAGCTCTACTGGCGCGCATTGACGCTGGAACGCTTCGATGGCGTGCGCTGGAGCACCGCCTACCAGCGTGCCGACGCCCTGCCGCAATGGCGGCCGCAGGGCCAGCCCCTGCAGTACCAGGTGATCATGGAGCCCAACGGCCGGCCATGGCTGTTTGCCCTGGATGTGGCGCGCACCAGCCTGGACGATGCGCGCCTGATGAGCGACTTCCACCTGGAGCGCCGCCAGCCGGTGCGGCAGGGGCTGCTGTACCGTGCGACATCCTGGCCGGAAGCGTTGCTCGAGCCCGACGATGGCGCCCGCGCGCAACGCATCAACCTGGCCCTGCCCGAGGGCGGCAATCCGCAGGCCCGCGCCTGGGCGCAGCAATTGCGCGAGCGCTATCGGCAGCCGGCGGAACTGGTACAGGCGATGCTGCGCACCTTCCGCGAGCAACCGTTCCACTACACGCTGCGGCCGCCAGCGGTTGGCGAGGAGCGCATCGACGGTTTCCTCTTCGGCACCCGTGCCGGCTTCTGCGAGCACTACGCCGGCGCCACGGCCTTCGTCCTGCGCGCGGCCGGCATTCCGGCGCGGGTGGTGACCGGTTACCAGGGCGGCGAGGCGAGCTCGTCGGGCAATTACCTGGCGGTGCGCCAGTTCGACGCCCATGCGTGGGTGGAATACTGGCAGCGCGGCCAGGGCTGGACGCGGGTCGACCCCACCGGCGCGGTGTCGCCCGAGCGTATCGAGCAAGGGCTGGAAGCGGCCATGAGCCGCGAAGGCAGCTTCCTCGAAGCCGACCCGTTCTCGCCGCTGCGCTACCGCCAGTTCGCCTTGCTCAACCAGCTGCGCATGGCCTGGGACGACATCAACTACGGTTGGCAACGCTGGGTGCTGGGCTACCAGGCCGAGCAGCAGGGCGACATGCTCAAGCGCTGGTTCGGCGGCCTGGACCGGCAATGGATCGGCGCGTTGCTGGTGGGTGGCGGTGCACTGCTGCTGGGCGCACTGGCACTGCTGCTGTTCAAGCCCTGGCGACGCTCCGCCGATGCGCAGCTGCGCAGCTTCGAGCGCTTCGAACGCATGCTGGCACCGCTGGGCATACAGCGCCGGCCGGGGGAGGGGGCGCGGGACTTCTGCCGGCGCGCGATCGAGGTGCTGCCGGCCCATGCCCAGGCGATCGGCAATTTCCTCCAGGCGTTCGAAGCCCAGCGCTATGGCGGCGCGGCCGCCTCGCCTGCGCAATTGCGCGCGCACCTGGCGCGTCTGCGCCGCGAGCTGCCGTGGCGCTTGCGCCGCACGCGCAGAAACGGAACGTGA
- a CDS encoding DUF58 domain-containing protein, whose protein sequence is MLVRVRPLWQSWIARRIPPSPSLQLNQRRIFIIPSRQGMAFGVALLLMLLTAINYQNSLAYGLTFLLLSLFIVAILHTYRNLGGLRLTALGAAPVFVGEQAAFRVRLEGEGRPRQAIGLGWESQHLQFADVAADHAQELLLTQAADRRGWLRPGRLRVESRFPLGLLVAWSWVDLDQSVLVYPHPQPADLPLESGPAEHDEEGVRPSGRGVDDYQGLRPYQPGDSRRRLHWKAYSRGQGLLVKDFSALAGRNVWLDFNSLGGDTEGRLSRLCFWVLQLSLRQQPFGLRLPDAQLAVGVDDVHRDACLRALALHGTKR, encoded by the coding sequence ATGCTCGTCAGGGTCCGACCGTTGTGGCAGAGCTGGATCGCCCGGCGCATTCCGCCGTCGCCGTCGCTGCAGCTCAACCAGCGGCGCATCTTCATCATCCCCAGCCGGCAGGGCATGGCCTTCGGCGTCGCCCTGCTGCTGATGCTGCTCACCGCGATCAACTACCAGAACAGCCTGGCCTACGGCCTGACCTTCCTGCTGCTGTCGCTGTTCATCGTTGCCATCCTGCACACCTACCGTAACCTCGGCGGCCTGCGTCTGACGGCGCTTGGCGCAGCGCCGGTGTTCGTCGGCGAGCAGGCGGCGTTCCGTGTGCGCCTGGAAGGTGAAGGGCGCCCGCGACAAGCCATCGGCCTGGGCTGGGAAAGCCAGCACCTGCAGTTTGCCGACGTGGCGGCCGATCACGCCCAGGAGCTGTTGCTCACCCAGGCCGCGGATCGGCGCGGCTGGCTGCGCCCCGGTCGCCTGCGGGTGGAAAGCCGCTTCCCGCTGGGGTTGCTGGTGGCCTGGAGCTGGGTGGACCTGGACCAGTCGGTGCTGGTCTACCCGCATCCGCAGCCCGCCGACCTCCCACTGGAAAGCGGGCCTGCCGAACACGACGAGGAGGGCGTGCGCCCCAGCGGGCGCGGCGTCGATGATTACCAGGGGCTGCGGCCCTACCAGCCGGGGGACTCGCGCCGGCGGCTGCACTGGAAGGCCTATTCCCGTGGCCAGGGCCTGCTGGTGAAGGATTTCTCCGCGCTGGCCGGGCGCAACGTCTGGCTGGATTTCAACAGCCTGGGCGGCGACACCGAGGGGCGGCTGTCGCGGCTGTGCTTCTGGGTCCTGCAACTGTCGCTACGCCAGCAGCCGTTCGGCCTGCGCCTGCCCGATGCACAACTGGCGGTGGGCGTGGATGACGTCCACCGCGATGCCTGCCTGCGTGCCCTGGCGCTGCACGGGACGAAACGATGA
- a CDS encoding AAA family ATPase yields the protein MHAKLENCLKAVDQVLLGKEVQVRLALTCLLARGHLLIEDLPGMGKTTLSHALARVLGLSFQRIQFTSDLLPGDVLGTSVFDKDTGQFVFHPGPIFSELVLADEINRATPKSQSALLEAMEEGQVTIEGATRPLPEPFFVIATQNPVTQGGTFALPESQLDRFLMRLSLGYPGRAAEKALLLGEARRDLLPRLEPMLDPQELQALQGEVLAVRASDALVDYVLRLVEATRTQPAFALGLSPRGSLALLAAARAWALLAGRDYVIPEDVQAVLPSVAGHRLRDQADPAGHGGGALVQWLLREVPAL from the coding sequence ATGCACGCCAAGCTGGAGAATTGTCTGAAGGCAGTCGATCAGGTCCTGCTCGGCAAGGAAGTGCAGGTAAGACTGGCGCTCACCTGTCTCCTGGCGCGGGGGCACCTGCTCATCGAAGACCTGCCCGGCATGGGCAAGACCACCCTCAGCCATGCCCTGGCGCGGGTGCTGGGCCTGAGCTTCCAGCGCATCCAGTTCACCTCCGACCTGCTGCCCGGCGATGTGCTGGGCACCTCGGTGTTCGACAAGGACACCGGGCAATTCGTCTTCCATCCGGGGCCGATCTTCTCCGAGCTGGTGCTGGCCGACGAGATCAACCGCGCCACGCCCAAGAGCCAGAGCGCGCTGCTCGAAGCCATGGAGGAAGGGCAGGTGACCATCGAGGGCGCGACCCGGCCGCTGCCCGAGCCGTTCTTCGTGATCGCCACGCAGAACCCGGTGACCCAGGGCGGCACCTTCGCCCTGCCCGAATCCCAGCTCGACCGTTTCCTCATGCGTCTTTCCCTGGGCTACCCCGGCCGCGCCGCCGAGAAGGCGCTGCTGCTGGGCGAGGCGCGCCGCGACCTGCTGCCGCGCCTGGAACCGATGCTCGATCCGCAGGAGTTGCAGGCCTTGCAGGGCGAGGTGCTGGCGGTTCGAGCCAGCGACGCGCTGGTGGATTACGTGCTGCGCCTGGTGGAAGCCACACGGACCCAGCCGGCCTTCGCCCTCGGCCTCTCGCCGCGCGGCAGCCTGGCGCTGCTGGCGGCGGCGCGTGCGTGGGCGCTGCTGGCCGGGCGCGACTATGTGATCCCGGAGGACGTGCAGGCCGTGCTGCCCTCGGTGGCCGGCCATCGCCTGCGCGACCAGGCCGACCCGGCCGGCCATGGCGGCGGTGCGCTGGTGCAGTGGTTGCTGCGCGAAGTTCCGGCGCTCTGA
- a CDS encoding LysR family transcriptional regulator produces the protein MHYSPESLQAFAEAACLGSFSAAARKLGKSQSTISEAIARLEIDLGLTLFDRSSRQPQLTEAGHALLGRVEEVLMASDRLGQLAHQLVGGLESRVTLAMSDTYQSAEFEARLAEIDARYPDLEFEWLIAEDSDVLDLVVQGRASLGLLAAQKDYPPDISSATLSEQAEFGLFVSRDHPLASRARVEREDLLAYRALRLNTYLDDAAPLLGGRCWSAPNYLLLLDMAVLGFGWIELPSWMVGRFASGRMQELKVAGWPRRVAVDVIWSRRRSLGPASSWLMERLLGR, from the coding sequence ATGCACTATTCCCCCGAGTCCCTCCAGGCCTTCGCCGAGGCCGCCTGCCTCGGCTCGTTCAGCGCTGCCGCGCGCAAGCTGGGCAAGAGCCAGTCTACCATCAGCGAAGCCATCGCCCGGCTGGAGATCGACCTCGGCCTGACCCTCTTCGACCGCAGCAGCCGGCAGCCGCAGCTGACCGAGGCCGGCCACGCCCTGCTCGGGCGGGTGGAGGAAGTGCTGATGGCCAGCGACCGCCTCGGCCAACTGGCGCATCAGCTCGTCGGCGGTCTGGAGTCACGGGTCACCCTGGCGATGTCGGACACCTACCAGTCCGCCGAATTCGAGGCGCGGCTGGCGGAGATCGATGCGCGCTACCCGGACCTGGAGTTCGAATGGCTGATCGCCGAGGACAGCGACGTGCTCGACCTGGTGGTGCAGGGCCGCGCCAGCCTGGGGCTGCTCGCCGCGCAGAAGGACTATCCGCCGGACATCAGCTCGGCGACCCTGAGCGAGCAGGCGGAGTTCGGGCTGTTCGTCAGCCGCGACCATCCGCTGGCCAGCCGCGCGCGGGTGGAGCGCGAGGACCTGCTGGCCTATCGCGCGCTGCGCCTGAACACCTACCTGGACGACGCCGCGCCGCTGCTCGGCGGCCGGTGCTGGAGCGCACCGAACTACCTGCTGTTGCTGGACATGGCGGTGCTGGGCTTCGGCTGGATCGAATTGCCCAGCTGGATGGTAGGACGCTTCGCCAGCGGGCGTATGCAGGAGCTGAAAGTCGCCGGCTGGCCGCGCCGGGTGGCGGTGGACGTGATCTGGTCGCGGCGGCGCAGCCTGGGGCCGGCGTCGAGCTGGCTGATGGAGCGTCTGCTGGGGCGCTAG
- a CDS encoding multidrug/biocide efflux PACE transporter yields MSPTKTLKERMFHAVLFELLAVVICAPTLAWLMDKPLGHMGAMTLMFSAIATVWNMLFNAAFDRAQRRKGFARTLPVRVLHASLFELGLIVLLVPLAAWWLSVSLLQAFILDIGLVLFFLPYALVFNWVYDVVRERWVGQAAMAQAN; encoded by the coding sequence ATGAGCCCGACTAAAACCCTGAAAGAACGGATGTTCCACGCCGTGCTTTTCGAACTGCTGGCGGTGGTCATCTGCGCACCGACACTGGCCTGGCTGATGGACAAACCCCTGGGCCACATGGGCGCGATGACCCTGATGTTCTCGGCCATCGCCACCGTGTGGAACATGCTGTTCAACGCCGCGTTCGACCGCGCGCAGCGGCGCAAGGGCTTCGCCCGCACCCTGCCGGTGCGGGTGCTGCACGCCTCGCTGTTCGAGCTGGGCCTGATCGTCCTGCTGGTGCCGCTGGCCGCCTGGTGGCTGTCGGTGAGCCTGCTGCAGGCCTTCATCCTCGACATCGGCCTGGTGCTGTTCTTCCTGCCGTACGCGCTGGTGTTCAACTGGGTGTACGACGTGGTGCGCGAGCGCTGGGTGGGTCAGGCGGCGATGGCCCAGGCGAACTGA